The sequence below is a genomic window from Alligator mississippiensis isolate rAllMis1 chromosome 16, rAllMis1, whole genome shotgun sequence.
CTCACCTCTGGGCTTTCCCATTCACAGAGCGCTTGGCACCTCATCTGACCATGACCCCATGGCTCCGTTCCCGTGTGCCTGTGAGACACAAGGCAACCGCTTCTAAACCAAAATTACACTTGTCACACCCAACTGTCTCCAGACACACCACAAGGGGTAAGACAGCAAAACTGCATACACTTCCAGTCCTTGCACACCCTCTTGGCCCTGCCTCATTGTTTGGTCTCTACAGCCGAGCTGCGTTCTAGAGATTGCAGAGCGATTCCAACCTCACCTGCTCAGGGGCACCGTACACGATGTTGCCTAGTCCTCTCGCTGCCATTTGTTGGACAAGGTTATTTGTGTCCCTGGCTTGCTGCTGAAGTAAAGAAAGGACTGCCTTCAGGAGCTTTTCATCTTCAAGGACTGGGTCACACATAAGCTAAAAGAAATCAATGTGTCTGTGAGATCCAGCACAGTCATTCtcaacagcccagccctgcagcagaaaagtAACCCATGCCAGAGCACAATCCCACAGACCACCGCGAGGAAGAGCCTCAGCACACGGTGCACTCCTGTTGGACATGGGGAGGTTTGTCTGCTTAGAGCCAGGCAAATCATGAAAGCAGGGGCGTAGTCTAAACAGGAGAGATGATGCCGATGCAAGTCGATTGGGACATTGCTTGCTTTAGAGCAGTGTctacctgggatgctgggtggctATAGAAGATGCAGGAGCTAGGACCAAACTCAGAGCTGCTGGCTAGGATGAAGGCTCAGTAGGGGCAGGTCTGTAAGGCAGTCCTTGTCTACCTCTCCTTCACATACAGCAGAAGTGGCGATGCAGGGGCCAGGACAGAAGAGAAACCTCTCAACCGCATCCAGTGATCCTCCCTCCTAGGAAGGGGACCAGGGGACTCCCCAGGGAAAGAGCACAGCAAACAGCCGCCTTTCCATCAAACTGCTTATTCTCTCTGGGGCCTTACCTGGCTGATGAAGGCCGTACCAGTCACACGGAGATTTTCCGTTGGGGAACTGGCCCACTTCAAGACCTGCCCTATAAATTGGGGCGTTATTATTCCCAGTGGGAGAAGAGTCCTGCAAGAGAAAACCACTAGTTCTGGGACCggctgggcactgccagcacTCATTTGCTCTGAGGCGGCAGCTCTCATCGCTTGGAGCACGAGCTCTAGGTCTCCAGCCCCACACAACCCTGCATGTTCAGCACAGAAAGTTCCCCTCCACCACTCGTCCCGCTGCCTAGAGCACAGATGCAATCCAGCCTGCCTCTCCtacctggccagctggcacacCCCCTCGTGGTGTGTCTGAGGGCTCTCAAGTAGTGGCCAGGTTCCTGCTTTGGAAAGGTCTGCAGCCACTCTCTCCCCCAGGCCCTTTGATATAGTGCAGGCCAGGGTCTCCATAGAAAGCCTGGGGAGAGAGAAGATTTACAGATTTACAGACCCTAACGAGATGCTGCGTCCAGAGCAGAACCAAAACGCCCTGTCACTCGGGGGCCCGTTACTTAGATATTTGCTGCGCAAGGCAGGCAGCTCAGATCAGACTGATGCTGCCATTTTTTCTCACGCCTTGCAATCCCgacagggacagggagggcagggccttGCACTAATCAGTGCTGGAAGCCAGACGGGACGCGTGGAGGCTCTCCCAAGCCAAATGCACTGCGGAAAGAACTGGGCAGCCATTTTTCTCTCCCTACAAGGACAAAGGCCACATGTAAAGCATGGGAGCATGCAGAAGTCACATGCCCAGGTCCCAAGCACCGGGAGCCCAGCGTGTGCTGGTCACTAATGGAGGTTGTGAAGTCCCTGGGCTAAAACTGCCAGTCCTGTCACAGAGGGCTCAGACTGGAGGAACAAATAGGCCCTCCCAGCCTTAACATTTCACACTCTGTGCTTCTCAGACAACCCCAGATACTTTCAGCTGCCAGGACCAaggcagctcagcacagcccttggCAAGGACAAGAACACCTTGCAGGCAGCTAGACTGAAGTGAGGCCAAACCTGTGAAACCAGGTGCAGCCTACTCCTTACCTGCAAGGGTTGCCCACTGTGCACACCTGCCCCTTTTGCAGCTGCCTCCGCCGGATGCTTGCTGTGGGCATCGGCATGTCCTGCCCCACGGTGCGGCCAACTTGCTCTAGAAGAGCACACAGGAGCTCGGGGAGTAGCTCCCTCAGGACTGAGCTGGAGTGCATGGTAGTCAGCATCTCCAGAGATGCACATGTTGCCTGAAGGGATAGAGAAGACCAGAGTCAGCCTGGGGAAGACACCTGGAAATCCATAACTCCAAGACTAAAGGTCTCTTCCCCACATCCAGGAGAGCTCAgaacagctctggcagcagctcccttcccagtcacatccccacgctcccagtcacatcccttcccagtcactcccttcccagtcacatccctgcacttctgcctgggaagtgcagaggcaccagcagcctgaacgcagagctgcaaagcagaagGAGCCTCTCGGTTACACAAGTTCCCAGTTCCAAAGTCTCATGGAGTCAGTCAGCCACGCAGCATGAAGCTGCTGTGTTTCTGCTGCTGATGGAAGAGCGGGGGCGACCCAGGGGACAggacagcaagggagaaaagctTGCCCCACGACCTGGCATCCTACCTCAAGCTCTTGAGAACCAGGACTCTAGCCCTCAAGGGGGAATGGACAGAGCTGGGCTTGGGCTGTCACTTACTGCGAGaggtcccagggctgcagtgccctcAGATGGGCTACCCTCTGTGCCAGCTGGATAGTGGATCTTCTCCAGAAGCAAACGGAGTATATGGAGGGTGGAGACGTCATCCCTCCCCAAGGCCTCCAGAGCTCAGAGGTGTCACTGCAATTGAACACAAATTACATATGAGCTGCAGATGCTCCTGTGATGTCATGAAGCAATAGGACACTGAAGCAAAGGCCAAGGGCTCTCCTGGCCTAGGACGGGGTTGGGGCACAGTCATGTCATCTGCCAATGCCGTTAGGCACGAGCCTGGTATTTCCTACCCAAACACAGTTGGACGTTAACTCTTACCAAGTCACCCAAAGGATCTGCAGCTGATTTGAAACTCTATGGGCTTTGCCAGGCtatgggatgtgtgtgtgccaCCAGGCACAAGAGGTAGGGAGTGGCAAGTACCTGTCCATTGGCAGAGGCTTGGCAAGGAGGCTGGTGATCACTGCCTCTAGGTGAAACATGGCAAGAATGCCAACGCCTTCTAACAGGAAGCCTCGCATGGACCTCTCCTGCATTGTTGGCATCCGTATAAAGATAGTGGACAGGATGTCCGGCACCTGGAGAGAAAATAGCAAGAACAAGGGTCCCTTTCTCATTCAGCCAGCACACTCCAAATCAAGCCCTCCCTCAGTTTGGCAATTTGCTGCCATCTTAGAAATTCCTTGCTTTGAGGGACCAGTGTCCAGACACTGCTGCCTCCGGCTGATCCTAAGAAGTGAGCACGTCCCTATGCCCCTAGTTGGGGTGAAAATGGACACCATGACATGTGGGCAGACACCAACCAGCCTGCaccccctcagcctttccctcacccatgtgcacacacctacAATCTAATTGCATGTCTGCCTGGGACCCATTTCTGCCTGACCTGCTCACACAAACACCCCAACAAATATCAACACCTGGGGGTAGTTTGAAGAAGCTAattttgacctgctgtgtggATGCTCAGCTCAGGACCAACAAGCACCGCCAACGTCAGAACCCCTGTGAGAATCCCTGGGACCGCGAGCAAGATGATTGTAAGTGTAATTTTTCCAGGTGAGACCAGCTTTGCTGGAACTGCACACTGGAGTTCACACTTCTCAGTTCTAACTGCACCTCCCTATTCTGCACATGGCCGGGCCTGCGGGACAGTAGGTCCAGCTGCCCATAGCCAGTCCCATCCAGAacagggagagggtggaggctgcagtatCTCTAGCATACAGTCTTTCCTGCGCCCTGTTCCCAACCCTGCAGAGAGGAGCAGGATGGAAAGAGCATTTCACATAGCCTCTACCAAGGCTGGGAAATGCCTGAGGATACACAACCATCTCTAGGTCCTGCCTTGCTGTGGACCCTTTGCATGGTGTGGCACTGAGGGAAGTGTGCATCTGTTCCTCATGCCTAAGCATGGTgttccagcccagccacagccggGTGCCTCAGGCtccttgttgccctctcctgctgtaTTTGCCCCACAGTCTATGTTTCCAAACCTGCTGGGGCTGAAAGCTCTTCTAAGTAATCTAGGTCACTGTGTTCTCTCTCTTGGATAAAGCTGatctgctcttccccccccccccccccatctctggcTAGCAAGGGAAATGGAACTTGCTTCATGTCCAGGGATCAACACTAAGATTGCTGTCCGCTCCACATGAAAGCAGTGTTTGAAAAGCACAAGGCAAATGCAGAAAGCCTCCTCAGCTTCAATTTTACCTCATTCAGAAGGGCATCTCCATTCTCCCTCAGGACTGCACAGAACCAgtggcctgctgctgtggcacacgtggggctggcagaaagcATGCCATCCATTATTGTCCCCACCAAATCAAGGGCCTGGGTGGAGGGCAAGAATTTGCCAGTGACCTGGAGACAAATAGAAAGAAGGGAAATTGCACTGAACCCCAGAATTCAAGACAGATATTAAAGAGTGGTGCCGTGTATAAGCTTGGGCCTTACGGCAACATGGTGCATGTGCAAGAGGTGAATCCTGGGTTTGAACGTTCCACCGTTCTTCAACGGAGAGAGCATCAATTGacaacacaacacaaacacaGCCAAGCTGCACCTCAGGATAAGTTAAAATGGGCACATGAGGAGACCAAGTCCTGGCTGAGGCTCTCACTTGGATGCTGTACTGACAAAGGTTTGTTCTTCTGTGCAAGGACAGAACTATCTGCCAGACTTTCTAATCTTGCTCTGACTTATTCTTTCTACATGGACATGGGCAAACAGTGGGTGAACCATATGTGTCCCAAATGCCTCCCCCATGCATGCCAAAGAAAGAGATAAACCACGTGTGAGCAAAAGAACGGACAATGAAGGAcacccagctcccagagtctccACACCAGCTTCTTGAGCCACTGACCTTCGCCATTTGGCAGGATGATGTCaacacagcctcagggctggcagcTTTGAGCTCCTCCCGGAGACCTCTCAGCTCCCCCTCTGCTGCATCCATTGTCCTGGACTGGCCTGGAAtgaaaataaggaggaaaaagtGCTGTAATGATGTCTGAAACAGAACCGTGGCTCCATGGAGGAACCATGTGCGGTGTCATGGGCAGTGTGGTCCAAGGATGATGTTTGAGGTCtgagtgacttcagtggggtcagaGGTGCAGCGGGATCAGAGCTGCTACAATCCTCTCCCCATTTCTGCTAGGCAGGCTTCTTTTCACACTTCCCAAAAGAGGGTCAGGCCCTTCACACCACGCACTTCTTCTCTCCTAAGAGGAAATCTTCCAAGGGCCAGTCATGGCCCTTTTGAGGTGCTTTTCAGGTGTCATTAGACTAGCAGTGAATGGACAGAGCAGACGAGTAGGCATTaccagagggagaagaggggcagagtCACTTGCACCTACTCAGAGTGCCCTTACCTTGTagctgcagaaggcagaaaaTGCAGTCGGCGGCCCACAGGCGGGATGCAGCAAGACAGCTGCAAGTGTATGGtgtcagcagccccagcagggacccaAACTGCTCCAAAGGCTCTTGTAGCTgagaaaaaaggaacaagaaatgAATGACGTGTGCCTGTGTCTGGCTAGAGTGATATTCAGATGTATGATCCTCGGAAGGTGAAAACAGGAATGCATCCCTGTGGGGCCCTGTCTGCTAGGGGAGCTTTCTACATCTCAGGGTGAGGCTGCCAGGAGGACATCAAGGCAAGAGTTAGACCATACTTACTCTGCAATAGACCGTCTCCTGATAGGCaacaaggagctgggagctggcctgcaaggccctctctctctcccactccttgtCAGAGAAGATCCACGGCTCAAGCAGCTGTTGGGAGAGCAAACTACTGTCAGAGGAACTTTTACAACAGCTCAGAGGACCCATTTCAACAGCACACATCACCATCACCACTGAAATCCCTCCAAGCAATCTGCTTCTTTTATCAGCTGGATACACCCCAGGCAGACTTGAATTCCCCTGAAGCCAGAGCAGCTGTTGAGTGACCATGGCACAAGAAGATGCAGCTACTAGGGATGTCAACGGGATGCAAGGGAATTACTATGCATTGCCTCAAGGACACCTTGGGAGACTCCCCTCTCATTTGCCCTGCTGAGGGAaaccttcctccctgttttttgccccgcttccccttccccaggaaaacagctctgcctgctcctgctggctactCACATGGACCATTTCCATGAACCAATTCTCAGCGGGGTCTTCTTCAAGGAGGCCCCTCATGAGCTCGCCCAAGGCCTGCATGGACAACTCGTGCAGtgcctgcaagcaggagatagaagaGGGAAGCTCAGGGCCAGCGGGAGCATGCGTCACAAAACCCAGAACCATTCTAGGGAGGCCAGGGgtgactgccaggacccagagcaggctggggagcaggtcccagcaggtGATGCTGTCTAGGTGTACCTGTACTTGGACAGCGTCCTGAGAGGTCtcaccctcttccctcagctgctgaacagctggaagaggcagcaggcaTTTTAAGCAGTCATCCAGGATGTTTCTGTTCTCATCCCGATTTAGTGAGGGTTTCACCTTGCtggcagaagaaagagaggaCGAAAAGCCCTGTCACACTGACTGCCAGCCCCAAGGGAAAGTGGGTGCTAAGATATGATCTGAACCTAGAACCCGAAATCCAAACCCCGCTGGACCTGGCAGCTGACAAGCTCCTGGCACTCCCCCCaaccactgctagctgtcccacaaccaccaccaccaccaagtctTTCAAGTCCAAATCTCCAAGTGGACCAAACACATTCAaaccctctgaccccagctgcagtgagagcagcctgTGACCTGAGCCCTGCAGGTGTCTCAGCTCCAGATCTGATGGGAAGAACAACGGAGGATTAAGGAAGGAGCTCATCTCTGACCAGGGCATCCCAGTGccaagggccagggcaggaatcaCCTACCTCAGGTGCTTAATGGCAAGCATGGCCCTGAGGCGAACAGGAGAGGCCAAGGAATCCATTGGTTCCTCTTTCATGAAGTCCTAAAAGGCAGAAACGGAGACATGACACAGGGGAAATGGatgtgggaagcagagagcttccccccacaaacccaccagGCTGCCCTCCCAGGTGAGCCAtaaacagagccagggctgtgctggctaCTGCCCCAGGATCCTGCTCAGGTCCAGCAGCAGGGACTCCCGCCTGGGGAAGGTCGTTGTGCCTCCTGCAGGTGGGGTCTGGGAAGAgcacaggcagaggtggggtCATTGAACATTTACCTTATTGACAAAGTTGATGCCAAGCACCTGGGAAGTGAAATGCAAAACAATCGTCAATGCCTGGACGGCTCCAGACTACAGCTCCCTGCCAGGTCCAaaaaagggctgggctggggagtgttGAGCAGTGCAAGGGCATGAATGCGTGCCCCCCTCCAGCGCAGGACAGGATGTCAGGAGCGTCTATCCCAGCACTCTCCATGCATGGGTCCCTCCCACTGCACATCATCCCAGAAGGATTAACATGGATGCTCATCACAGGCGTGTGTTCAGGGGGAGGATCAGACAGTCAGAGCCTCTCTAGGCACCCAAGTGCAAAGGAAACATCAGTCCCATGGCAGGCCTCTTCCCGACATGGTGCAGTCCCAGGCTCTTACCTGGCAGCTGGTCATGTAATACTGCAGGACCTTCCTGGTGAGATCATGCTCCACGCAGGGGAGCAGCTGTGTTCGGGGGGCATGGACAGCAATTCGGCTGTAGGCCAGTATCAAGGCCCTGTGGGTCCTGGCTCTTTTCCCTTGGTGATAGTCCTGCACAGGGTGACATGACACTCACACCAGGGCTTCCCATGCCTTCTGCCCCCCAAGTAGGAGTCACTGCTGACCAAGGAGTTGCCCAGCAGCAATACCGGCTCTCCCTGCCACTCACAGGAGACCCACAGCTCTGACAGCACCATCATCAGTGCTTTGTTTCAGATGCCTCATCttctctgtcctgcagcctgggTGACTCGGGCAGAGAGAGCTGCAGTGCCACTCTGAGCCGTGGAAgtcggggcaggggcgggggagagTTTGTGACCCACAGGAACTGGGGCAGCAGATGCATTGTGCCCAGGGCCGCCTCATGTATTTGGCAGTAAGGAGTCCCTGGGCACAATGCATCAGGAAGGCTGCGGCAGGTCTGTCCGTGTGAAGGAGGTGGCTCTGCCTGTTGTGCTTTGCGcagaagctgaagctgaagctCTCGGCAGGTGTTTGGGGCACCGTGAACGCCCTGCTGGATGCGGCCTGGACCCAAACACCTGTCAGCGCTGAGGTGCTCAGCTCAGCCATGGTGGCGGCTCCGCTGGGCTGGGTGAGCCCTAGAGGAGAACCTTAGGGCCCATTTTACAGCATTTGGGGCATGTGGATTATGCACTCGGAGCTGGTACTTTGAGGCTGGGCAACAGGGCTCATGTCTCCTCTCCCATGGCTAACTGAAAGATGTGAGAAAGACACAATCTCTTTCTCTGGGTGAACATCAGATGTAGTTGCCTCAGTGCCTGAAAGGGGCTGGTTAATTGTTGACTCATTAACCTGGGACATGAAAAACCTGAGTAGTAGAAACTGTGTTCCCCTCTGTATCACTGGAGACCTGATGTGGAGCATGTTCCCTGGGAGAGGGCATTACCAGGGAGAGGAGCCACCGCCAAGCTGCTCTTCTCAAGGGTTTCTAGGGGAAGGAAGTGTGAGAAACCCCCCAGCTCCATTACCTGCAGGCGGCCGACTATCCCAGACACCTGCACTTTACTCAGAGCCGCACCAAAGTCCTCCATTGTGCCCAGGGTGAGGTCCAGGTGGCCCTCGGCTGAGAATGCCAGGATGGTCACAACGTGCTGGAAGCCAAGAAACGCactggggagtgagcagggctgtCTGGCTGACAGACCCCAGAGTCCTCCCCATCTCCCTGATACTAGAACTGCCCGTCCGACCCGCAACAAGTCAGGGGGCTGTCTGAGGGAAAGGACAAGGGAAGGCCAGGAAGCAAACAAACCCGAGACACAAAGCAACAGAGAAGTGAGGACACGGGAGGACCTGATATGTCTGGAGAGAACAGGGTCCTCACCTCTCTCTCAGAAGCGTTCATGTAATCTGTGCCCTTCAGAGATTtctggagctgggatttcacATGGGCAACATCCTGGCAAGAGGCCAAAGTGGTACCAAGTGCCTTATATAGGAAACTCTGAAAGAAGGAGACCACCCACCAAagagctgggaacacagcagcctgCTGGTCAGGACAAGAACTGCCCAGAAACACACCCATCCCTAGGAAGGACCaagagagtccagccccagcacccacacACCGAATAACTGGCCCCACTCTGCAGGAAAATGGCAGCTAAAGGCAGAGAAAGAGCCCCAGGGGAGAATCCCacttcagctctgtgctccctgtgaTCAAGAAAATAGAACGGAAAAGCGCAAACTGTGGAGAGAAactctctgcagcctcctgccacagCACCACCAAACAGCTGCAGAAACCCAGCCGTTGCCAAGAGCACGCACCTTCtccggggaggagcaggcataacTGGCTGTctggtgctgcagctccaggctcagctgACTGCTCCAGGCATCGTCATCAATGCTCTTCAGTGTCATGTTCAGGAACTGAGGGCACAagtgaagggaaagaaagggTTGGGTGCATGGGCTGAGTCTCTGTCGTCCTCCTCTTCTTTGCCCTTTCTAGCACCCGAGTCTCACAGGGAGACTTGGCAGCCTTTGGAGAACGCTCCAGGTGGACACCCTAGGATCTTCCTgcttcttgctctcccctcctcatctctgcccaagGATCCTTCACAACCTGGACACCAGTGGACAGAAATGTGGAAGAGATTGTGCCAAGAAACCTGTCCACTGGGGAGAGATTGTGTAGAGGGGGGAGGCTGGATCAAGTCAAAAAGGCGCCATGGGCTCTACAACGGGCACCTCCAACTGCCAGGGACTTGAGTGCTTTGTTGTGTTGAACTTGCATTGTGATAGGACCTGGGAATTGCAGAAGCCCCCAACCAAGGCCTCATCTCCTTCCATTTCTTGAGCTCAAAGACTGTACGGAAAGGCTGGAGGATCCCAAATGGACAACTCTAGATGCCAATCCAAACTCAAGGCCACTGGCAAACCTTCCAAGTTGGACTCTTGCTGGGTTATTGACTTTCATCACCTCATTTCCCTGAGGCATGAGGGAACCCTCCCTTCTcagacagccctggctggctgcaacagcagctctgagagccaccctgtaccttcagcagcaggtgctcccaCCACACATTGTCCTGGGAGGTCTCAGGATTtcctgaagctgggaggcaaACAAGAAGGGTGTCACTGCCATAGGCACTGAAGAAGAGTCTTAGTTGCCTCCCTGGGCATCAAGTCTTTAGCAACTCCTGCATCCGCACCCAGTCACCTCCTGGGATCCCAAGGTCACAGGCCCTGCGCTCTAGTATATACCCTGCTGGCATGTCTGAACGTTGTGCATGACCAGTCCCTGCAGAAATGGCCATAAGGGGCctggagggtgctcagcacctcacgGATGTGCtcggcacag
It includes:
- the LOC132246480 gene encoding maestro heat-like repeat-containing protein family member 2B isoform X2, translating into MTLKSIDDDAWSSQLSLELQHQTASYACSSPEKHVVTILAFSAEGHLDLTLGTMEDFGAALSKVQVSGIVGRLQDYHQGKRARTHRALILAYSRIAVHAPRTQLLPCVEHDLTRKVLQYYMTSCQVLGINFVNKDFMKEEPMDSLASPVRLRAMLAIKHLSKVKPSLNRDENRNILDDCLKCLLPLPAVQQLREEGETSQDAVQVQALHELSMQALGELMRGLLEEDPAENWFMEMVHLLEPWIFSDKEWERERALQASSQLLVAYQETVYCRLQEPLEQFGSLLGLLTPYTCSCLAASRLWAADCIFCLLQLQGQSRTMDAAEGELRGLREELKAASPEAVLTSSCQMAKVTGKFLPSTQALDLVGTIMDGMLSASPTCATAAGHWFCAVLRENGDALLNEVPDILSTIFIRMPTMQERSMRGFLLEGVGILAMFHLEAVITSLLAKPLPMDSDTSELWRPWGGMTSPPSIYSVCFWRRSTIQLAQRVAHLRALQPWDLSQQHVHLWRC
- the LOC132246480 gene encoding maestro heat-like repeat-containing protein family member 2B isoform X3, translating into MESHSRAEPLFLSCCQVVASALGDSSRAHSALRALWALHRMIHPAVGEQWRVKIPILLSTIEASGNPETSQDNVWWEHLLLKFLNMTLKSIDDDAWSSQLSLELQHQTASYACSSPEKHVVTILAFSAEGHLDLTLGTMEDFGAALSKVQVSGIVGRLQDYHQGKRARTHRALILAYSRIAVHAPRTQLLPCVEHDLTRKVLQYYMTSCQVLGINFVNKDFMKEEPMDSLASPVRLRAMLAIKHLSKVKPSLNRDENRNILDDCLKCLLPLPAVQQLREEGETSQDAVQVQALHELSMQALGELMRGLLEEDPAENWFMEMVHLLEPWIFSDKEWERERALQASSQLLVAYQETVYCRLQEPLEQFGSLLGLLTPYTCSCLAASRLWAADCIFCLLQLQGQSRTMDAAEGELRGLREELKAASPEAVLTSSCQMAKVTGKFLPSTQALDLVGTIMDGMLSASPTCATAAGHWFCAVLRENGDALLNEVPDILSTIFIRMPTMQERSMRGFLLEGVGILAMFHLEAVITSLLAKPLPMDSDTSELWRPWGGMTSPPSIYSVCFWRRSTIQLAQRVAHLRALQPWDLSQQHVHLWRC
- the LOC132246480 gene encoding maestro heat-like repeat-containing protein family member 2B isoform X1 produces the protein MGVFLGSSCPDQQAAVFPALWWVVSFFQSFLYKALGTTLASCQDVAHVKSQLQKSLKGTDYMNASEREHVVTILAFSAEGHLDLTLGTMEDFGAALSKVQVSGIVGRLQDYHQGKRARTHRALILAYSRIAVHAPRTQLLPCVEHDLTRKVLQYYMTSCQVLGINFVNKDFMKEEPMDSLASPVRLRAMLAIKHLSKVKPSLNRDENRNILDDCLKCLLPLPAVQQLREEGETSQDAVQVQALHELSMQALGELMRGLLEEDPAENWFMEMVHLLEPWIFSDKEWERERALQASSQLLVAYQETVYCRLQEPLEQFGSLLGLLTPYTCSCLAASRLWAADCIFCLLQLQGQSRTMDAAEGELRGLREELKAASPEAVLTSSCQMAKVTGKFLPSTQALDLVGTIMDGMLSASPTCATAAGHWFCAVLRENGDALLNEVPDILSTIFIRMPTMQERSMRGFLLEGVGILAMFHLEAVITSLLAKPLPMDSDTSELWRPWGGMTSPPSIYSVCFWRRSTIQLAQRVAHLRALQPWDLSQQHVHLWRC